The DNA region gatataaataAACCCGGAATTATTTATATCATAATGTTAGGACTACTCATACTTGGCAAGAAACAATGTAATGAATTAATGcaataagtttaaaaaaaaaaaaaaaaaaactcatacaACGCCACATTGCATGTGTGATAGCAATCCCGGGATAAGCTACTCCGGggataaaaaaatcaaaagacaaAATTATCCTTTTTCAAAACTCTTCTTCAAAGACCTCTAAGAAAACCAAGGCTAAAACTGAAAATAAACGCATatctaataataaaattaaacatATATTAGTAATAATTTCCCCGTATATCCTATTTTTAACCCTATAAAACCAAACATTTAcccaaaaaatatatcattaaaTAATCCTgttattacttatttatttaatctcTATATTGTAATTCGTTCACTATTATTCCATTATAACTGGTTTGCAAACTAAAGTGACCTACTAAACCCTAAATGCAATTTGGATTATTACGCGGCCATTGAAAGAAGATGATGAAGCAAATTTCCTACTGGGGACCCGCCTATGTGAAAGCAATGCATGCATGTGGTCCTTTTTTCCCCTTACGTACACAGATAAAAAGGATCAAAAAGCTTCCAAAACCCTAATTATCTTTTGTACCACACTTCTTCagttatctcttcatcttcttagTCATCTCCTTTTCATGAATTAAGGACCACAAAAaactatcttttcttttctctccattTTAAGCTTAAATGACTTACCCCATCTTACTACATGATTTTTTTTGGATCCCAAGGAATTTCAACACATATTATAAGTTATACTTCAAATCTCAATCTTTCACCTGTCTCTTTCAACTTAACGAACACCTTCCATTTTGTACTAGATCGATCTACTCCTATCCCTCTATCTTTTCCTTCTCCTCAGAGCAGCAGAAGCTTCGTACTCTTACCACATTCGGGTTGATATATCCAAtgtcaaaataatttataagagtttaagttatacTATATGAAGTTTATACTATCAACTTACCAATTATAGCATTTCTAAGCTATCATATCATGCTTGATATTGAGAATTATTCCCAATTATTGCATATCAACTTCACTGGCGGAGCCAAAAATCCTAATAGAGGGATTCAAAAAATAATATGCTaaaagtacatatatatatatacatatataaaggggattcaacaattatacatatacattacaAAAATGTATGAGGGTCAAACTAATAACTAATTTTTTGCATGAATTCGGACAtaaaatctttaagtttttttttttacaataaatTTTTCATATTCAGAAATTATGTAAAAGGTAACTAGTATAAGTTACACTAGTTaacatttcaaaatatttaacaaGTACTTACAAAAATGTAGttaaagaaaaacttgtttgacTCTTTGAATATTAACTTTCTCACAAAACGTGGAACAAAGGGAGTATTTACATATATACGCCGTGCAATCTACCTGCAAATTggggattcaattgaaccccttcACCATACATCACCTAACACTGTAAAAAGTCTTTAAATTGTCGTGCACACAACATAAActcatttaaaagaaaaaaatgctgAAATTTTTAGCAGAAGAAGAAGCAGTCATCATTAGCTCACATTTTAGGCCTACTTGATAGGGTTATGCATGTAGAAAAAAGTTGAATGAAACCACAACAGCTTAACTGTGAAGTATGGGATGAAGAACCTGATGCCAAAAAGATATATATTGCCTCTTACCTTATATAGGAtaataatacattttttaaCCTGGTTTACATCGATGCAATAAGTGATCTCAAACAATTAATATCCAATCATGAGTTTTCTAGCTATAGAACCCATATATAGGAATAATTATGAGCAAAAGATTAAAAAACATACATGTGTTGTTATACATATTATATCAGTATCGAATTATTGAGTCACCAAGGCACATACCGATTGATGACCTGCTCTGATTTTGAAAGTTGAATAGCTAGCCAGCAGCTTAATGAATCTAATTCATGGCATGAAACATTTGGTCATGAATAATATAGCACAATCACTCCACCTGATCGACAAtactgatatgatatatatctgCTCTGGTATCATGTTGAAGTCTATGATGACACTTCATCTAAAATATTTAGCTGTTATTAAGAGCTGCACACTCAACAGAGAGGATCAACAATGATCTTAATTGGAGGGCTCTCTTCCCTCACTGTTTTGAGAAGGTAGAAAATGGAAAGGTCTTATAGATTGGCTTGCGGAGTCAATAGAATGTCTAAAGGAATTTTCTGAACTGGAATTCAACATTTGAAAGTTGATTTCTTTCGGATCAAACTCTGACGACGATGCTCCCGCAATATTATGTTGATGGAAAAATTGGGGCAATCCTGGTGGATAAACAACAACTTGTGAACCTAATGGCATACTAGAcattaagttgaagttgtgaatATCTTGATCATGTTGATGAGATACTGAATTAGCCCCATGACGATGATGAGAATTTTCTGAATGAGCTAGGGATAAATTTGAAGGATCCCATTTCAGGAAATTAGAATAGGCATTATTATTAGATGGTTCCATTGGAACATTATCCCAATTGAGGTTGCTATTGCTCTTAAGACCCTCTTTATTAATTTGAGAACCCCCAATTCCTAACATAGGATAAAGATTAGGGTTCAAATTTCCAGGAGGAATTTGCAACGGGGGCAATTCGTCGATTTCATGCTTAGCTGCATtaagcaaccaatcaacaacttTACTTGGTTGATTAAGCCCTAATCTGTCTTGAAGATCATATAATTGAATAGCAGTGGGAACTGAAAGCCTTACGCGACGATCTCTTAGCCCTCTTACAGTGCAAACCTTGCTGTGCCTATCTTTTCCTCCAAATGCTCGTGAGACACGAACGATTCTTGGATCTTTTAACCTTGTCCATGATGTTGTTGAGTTAGACGACGAAGCCTTGTTATTCGGAGTGCTTTTATTGCCATCGTCGTCTGGATTGCCCTCCTGCTTGTTGACTTCTCTTGTAATCATCATATAATGTCCCTCATAATTGAGGGAGAAAACAGCTCCCTAAGGGATATCTTCTGAACAAAAGGTAGTACTCCTTTTTTGTTCCTGGTAATATCTCTGCCTTTTCACTCAGATTAAAGTTTCTTTCTTCAGTGTCCTAGCTAGCTCCTTGATTTCTGTTTgataccttaaaaaaaaaaaaaaaaaaaaaaaaaaaaaattatctatttAGTATAGACAACAAGTAGGACCCTAAAAGAATTTTCATACTGATAGAACAACAACGCCTAAATCCCAAATAAATTGGGGTCGATTACTTGTCATTTATTGAGGGTGTAGATGGAGCTGTATCAGTATACTTTCTGCTACTGATATTCATTAAAAGAAAGTTAAGGCTGATATTACTAGAAACTAAAGAGAAAATGGAAATCATAAAAATTGCAAGTATAAGCACTTAGAAATCATGTACAAacactttgttttttttaaaaaaaaaaaaaaagaatattcccAAATCAGCCATCTATTGGTAAggaaaattttgtatataaCTACTAGTAACATCTCTTTGTATAAATTGGCTTTTATTATAAAAGACATGATATGAaggtaaagcatgaaaattGGCATGCCCTAGAATTTTGTGGAAGAATAGGAAATACCTGAAATAGAGAGCTCTATTTGAAGGGAAATGCTTAATTTCTTCAACTCAGCAAACAGTTGCAAAGAGGAAATTGTCTTTGATTTCAGAGAACAAACATTATAAGGAAACTTAGATAGTAATAGTAAGAGAGAAGATGCTGGACTCCAACCGACCATTTACATATAAGAAAGAAATGGACCACATGTTGCCACGTATTGTTTGGCATCTAACAGATAAAATGTTATTGTGCCCGTCTATTTCTTATCAAATGCTCAGCACGCTTGCTGAGCTATCATGCCCCTTGAAATTAATGAATTGTGTAACTTAGTTTTAATTTCTCAGCTAATCTTGCCAAAAATAGGAGGCAAGTGCACCAGTTAGAAACAAGTCCTTAATTAGTAAAAGGCAATTTGTTTATGAACAAGAGTTTTATCTTTCGACAATAAAATGTTGGGGACCATTTTTCACGTAGAGAAAAGTTGGCCTTGATGCTTTATCGACAACTACAAAAGGCATTCTTGTTGAATTCGTATATATCACATGGGTCGACTGAAGCACGCCTTGCTACTTGTAAAATTCTCACGTTTTCTTTCAAATTAAGCTCAACACAAGTTATCTGATCTAAACATTTTAATCTTCAAGCTAAGCTTTAATTTGTATTATGGCATGGATGAAATAGTATATGTGTTCGGTGTGTGGATACAACAAACTCTCACATTAGTagctaaaaagaaataaaaactaTTTATAAAGTTCTGTATATTCTTAACGATGTGAAACTTTGTGAGAAAGACATGCGAGTTTGGTCTAAAGTGGAAATATCACATGACCTTGTTAAGACTATCTTTGGATTGTTTTACCCCATTAATATAGTATTGCATTAGTTTATGGTGCGGGATAGTTTCCTGAAGTTGCTGTTTAAGATTTTCTCTTTATAGATTATTGGTTTGGTAGCTCATATATAAACAGAAACAATAAGTGGCGGCGAAGGTATGAATTTCAGAATTCAAAAATATGTACTCAGtataatttttatacttagGAGGTCAAAGTGCTGACCATCTCgtctaaaaatttaagtcattagagagagcacacttttttttttctcaattatatCTTTGATATAGGAATTCAAAAGTCATATACACAGTATAATTTTTCACTTATATACGCAGTACAATTTTTCAATGAATGCGATTTCGTTGAATCTCTTCGATAAacgtggctccgccactgaaaATAACCAAGATAAGATGGATATGATCAAGTAATCTTGATAGGGAATTCTTCTAAAAGTACTAGGAGCAATTCCAGGATCAGGACAGATCACGCAAATACTTTAAAGATTggacaaacaaaaataatacgAAGATAAGTGATTTTGCCAAGATCATGTggtgtttaattaattaactttttactccaagagaaattaaaataaatcatgTAATGGTGATAGCAACATGAAAGGGAAATGAGAAGACTTTCCCTAATAGATGAGGGACCAAACTGATCATTTTCTTTACAATGCCCACTCAATAGATGAAGGACCACCCACCACTGTATTGCAGAGAGATTTTGCACGGACCAACAACTCACATAATTATGaaagaaaagcaaaataattgaaaggaaaaaaaaaagagcggTTTATGCGTTCTTTTGGTTGTGCTGTCAAGGAAGACCCAAAAGTTAAACAAAAATGCCAGTAGCTATTTTgtgaaaggaaaaataacaTGAGTATAGGAAAGGAAGTACTAcctttcattttcttaaaaagaaatagaagaaaaaagacATTTCGTTAATTCAGAAAACAACTCCCcagaaaaaaaaggaggaggaaaTTAAGCACGAGAGAGTAAGGGAAGTAGGGTTCTGTTGTTGATTAATCTCCTGTATAATTGCAACTCCAAGTAGTACCAAATTAGGTTAGAAAGTGTCTATTATGTAGGGTATAGGAGACTCAAAAGTCTGTTTGTCCTGCAGTATGAACAGGGAATTAAGAGGTGGGGAATATCAATAAGAAACAAACAAGCAGGGCGGATTTACTTTCAAGTTAGGGCTTGAGCCTAACTCACGtcccaaaattaaattttagtgCAAGACAGATTGGCCCAAGACAGGAGAACCTGAGATCTTATCCGTCATCGATGTGGTATATTTTTCCTCACACTCAGATCTGAACATTTTTTTAATCCTGAATCCACTGTCCGGTTTGGAGCTTGTTTCCACAAACATCGGTCCGTGGCATTCTGCCCATCGAATTTTTTTGAGGGCCCACATCGGATCGGGCCTAGGTCTGGCTCTGATACCGTATCAAATTAGGGTTTAGGCCTAACTCACACCCCAAAAACTAGTACGAAAGAAGAAGGATTGTCCAAGCCTTATAAGAATCCAGAAATCTTATCCGTCACCGATATATTCTCttcatttacaattttatttataagtttggCAGGATTCAGTAATTTTAGCCCCtagttatattaatttttttttatataaataaataatttattcataATTCAATAGATCATTCTTTCTAAATTAAGAAATCATGAACTCAAAATTTAAATGTTTACCTCCTTTGCTAGGAGCAAGTAAAAAGAGACGGATATGGCATTTTGATTAGTTTAGGCAAAGCTACATACGTTGTAGCAGACGTGGTTATAATTGCCAGATCAATGATGGCCCAAAGACAGATTCACAGCAAGTCTTTTTAGTCAGACTTTAATTTCTTCAGTAATAAGAATAACCATCCCATTGAATAGAATATTTAATTGAATTATGCTCCAGTCCACAGCCGCAAGTTCCACCGACCCGGCCCGACCCTTTACTGAAAATGTTGAAATCCTTCTCTACACCTTTATCATGTGCATGATAACTAACGTATTCAACTTCTCCTTCAGTCTTGACGTTAGTCATTTGTACTTATCTGTTTATAAGTGTTTACTACGTATAAAGAGAGTTTCGTATAATtgttattttagaaaatcaagatagaattaattattaatttttatttttatttttattattactcAATAAATATGGAGAAAGATTAATGTGATAAAAAAGagaatagtattaaattttgatcagaaaataaataaaaatgatataGTAAAGTTACATTTCAAAACAAACATGATAAGTAAAGTGGATTGGAAAGGAGCATGAGATAGACAGTGAGGTAGAGAGTGATTCAGTgttaaataaatttatgtataaatttatacggagcAGGCCAAAATCAAAGTGATGCATGACATTGGCCAAACTATAGCGACTAAATCGACCGACTTGTGAACGCGAAATTGAATGTATGGTAGCTGAAATTGTACTACACTAACTATATGCGCCAGCTAGCCCCAATTATATGAATCAATTTAAGACTTACTACTTAACATTGAATAATCGGGAAATTAATAGGATACACTATGTATCTCAAAATCGAAAATCCTAGTGATATCTATTGAAGTGTGTGataaatttatccaaataagtaacatatttttatttatttaattttgtctTAAATAAAGCTGAATTTATTTAGCTCCAACAAGGACTAAAAATGACACTACTTTAataattatgtattttcactaGAAACTGATGTTGACTCTTATGAAATGATAAAGTTGCTTCAAATATTTAGTGAGAAATACTCACATATCATATTTGACTTCAGGTTTCTCACGACTAACCTAGGATTAAGCATATCTATCAGATGatcttaatttaaaaagaacatagatattttgctttttgatgttctacccacatgtattttaatttattatgaaGAAGACATAAACAACGGGATTAATTTCATCGCTAGAAATATCCTCTAAAGTAATATGATGCAGCAATATAGAATAAAGTATCTTTTATTgcagaaaagaaagagaaaatcaaTAATTAAGACTTTTCCTGGTGAAGGTGAAGACGGTAAGGAACAAAAGGTCAGAGTTTATAAATGAATGAAAGCTAGGAAAGGAAACAAATATAACAGCTTATTTCTTGATCAAATCTTGTCAGATTCATTGGTAAAATGCTTACTAAGTATTATACTCATACCTGCTTAGCATTAATTCCTAAAGTTTCCTCACCTTCTACCTTTTCTGATCTAAGACCAATCAGTCTTAGTaacttttcaaacaaaattATCTCTAAAATTATTTCAGTTAGATtaaatcctttactttctaCTTTAATTTCTGACAATCAAAGTGGTTTTGTAAAAGGAAGATCTATCACCGAAAATGTCCTTTTAGCTCAAGAAATCGCTCAAGGAGTTAAACAGGATAACATCGGGGGCAACATCATTATCAAACTAGACATGGCTAAACTACTGATAGATTAGCTTGGCCTTTCCTTAAGGTGTTCTTAAGAAGTTTGGTTTCGTGATATGTTTACTAACATGATTTTCGGGTTGATATCGGAGTATGGTACTCATTATCATTAATGGAGCCAGAAGAGGATTTTTCACTTCTACTCAAGGATTGAAGCAAGGAGATCCTTTATCTCCTTCCTTGTTTATCCTAGCTGCAGAGGTGTTGACAAGACAACTCAATAAGCTCTACAACAATAGCAGATTCACTCCTTTCTCATGAACAGAAGGGACCGCAAATCAATCACCTTCGCCTATGCATGATATAGTTATCTTCGTGGGCAAGACAAGATCCATTAAAGCTGTCATGGAAGTGATTCGTAGATACGAGCGCAGCTAGGCGTTAAAGTTAATGGGGACAAGAGCTTCTTCGTCACGGCTCCTAATACGGCCAACTACAGGATCAATAGAATGAGACAGGCTACTGGATTTATGGAAAAGTAATTTCCTTTCAACTACCTAGGCTGTCCTATTTATATTGGTTGTCGGAAGATTGAATATTTTGATGGGTCTAGAACAAAGATTGTTAATCAAAGCAAGTGGTTGGCATGGAAAATCGCCTCTTACCAGAGGGGAAACTAATTCTTATTAAACATGTTTTGCAGGCTATTCCAGTATACACTCTTGCTGCTATGGACCCTCCAAAGGCAACTTTCAAGCTTATTGAAAAACATCTACAAAGATTTTTTTGGGGTTCGACATCTGAAAAAACCAAACACCATTGGAGCTCTTTGGGAGACCAGGCAAAAACCAAAGAG from Lycium ferocissimum isolate CSIRO_LF1 chromosome 2, AGI_CSIRO_Lferr_CH_V1, whole genome shotgun sequence includes:
- the LOC132047007 gene encoding transcription factor TCP17, whose product is MMITREVNKQEGNPDDDGNKSTPNNKASSSNSTTSWTRLKDPRIVRVSRAFGGKDRHSKVCTVRGLRDRRVRLSVPTAIQLYDLQDRLGLNQPSKVVDWLLNAAKHEIDELPPLQIPPGNLNPNLYPMLGIGGSQINKEGLKSNSNLNWDNVPMEPSNNNAYSNFLKWDPSNLSLAHSENSHHRHGANSVSHQHDQDIHNFNLMSSMPLGSQVVVYPPGLPQFFHQHNIAGASSSEFDPKEINFQMLNSSSENSFRHSIDSASQSIRPFHFLPSQNSEGREPSN